A region of Geobacillus sp. 46C-IIa DNA encodes the following proteins:
- a CDS encoding deoxyribonuclease IV, giving the protein MLKIGSHVSMSGKKMLLAASEEAASYGANTFMIYTGAPQNTRRKAIEELNIEAGREHMKAHGIADIVVHAPYIINIGNTTNPDTFALGVGFLRAEIERTEAIGAKQLVLHPGAHVGAGAEAGIRQIIRGLNEVLTREQTVEIALETMAGKGSECGRTFEELAYIIDGVAYNDKLSVCFDTCHTHDAGYDIVNDFDGVLAEFDRIIGLERLKVLHINDSKNPRGSRKDRHENIGFGHIGFHALNYIVHHPQLADVPKILETPYVGEDKNDKKPPYKHEIAMLRAQTFDNQLLEKIVADAQ; this is encoded by the coding sequence ATGTTAAAAATTGGTTCACACGTCTCGATGAGCGGCAAAAAAATGCTGCTTGCCGCCAGCGAGGAGGCGGCATCGTACGGGGCGAACACGTTTATGATTTACACCGGGGCGCCGCAAAACACAAGGCGCAAAGCCATCGAGGAGCTGAATATTGAAGCCGGGCGCGAGCATATGAAGGCGCACGGCATTGCGGACATCGTCGTTCACGCTCCGTACATTATCAATATCGGCAACACGACAAATCCCGATACGTTTGCGCTTGGTGTTGGTTTTTTGCGCGCTGAAATTGAACGGACGGAAGCGATCGGGGCGAAGCAGCTTGTGCTGCACCCGGGCGCCCATGTCGGCGCCGGAGCGGAAGCTGGGATCCGGCAGATCATCCGCGGACTGAACGAAGTATTGACGCGCGAACAGACGGTCGAAATCGCTCTTGAAACGATGGCCGGAAAAGGATCGGAATGCGGGCGCACGTTTGAAGAACTGGCGTATATTATCGATGGCGTCGCTTATAATGACAAGCTGTCCGTCTGCTTTGACACATGCCATACGCATGACGCCGGCTATGACATTGTCAACGATTTTGACGGCGTCCTTGCCGAATTTGACCGGATCATCGGCCTTGAACGGCTGAAAGTGCTGCACATCAACGACAGCAAAAATCCGCGCGGCAGCCGAAAAGACCGCCATGAAAACATCGGTTTCGGCCATATCGGATTTCATGCGCTGAACTACATCGTCCATCACCCGCAGCTGGCGGACGTTCCAAAAATTTTAGAAACGCCGTATGTCGGAGAGGACAAAAATGATAAAAAACCGCCGTACAAGCATGAAATTGCTATGCTGCGGGCGCAGACATTCGATAATCAGCTGCTTGAAAAAATTGTTGCTGACGCGCAATAA
- a CDS encoding DEAD/DEAH box helicase translates to MAKTQFTRFPFQPFLIEAIQALRFYKPTEIQERIIPGALRGESMVGQSQTGTGKTHAYLLPIIEKIDPERAEVQAVITAPTRELATQIYHETLKITKFCPKDRMIVARCFIGGTDKQKALEKLHVQPHIVIGTPGRINDFIREQALDVHTARILVVDEADLMLDMGFITDVDQIAARMPKELQMLVFSATIPEKLKPFLKKYMENPTFVQVEPKQAANENIEHVLIPLRGREKVKLLYDVLVSYHPYLAIVFVNTRKRADEVADLLAEQGLKIGVLHGDLTPRERKKMMAQIRDLAFQYVVATDLAARGIDIEGVSHVINYELPDDLQFYIHRAGRTARAGYSGIAATIYEPADQDAIARLEKMGVSFVHRDLVRGEWKELPPWNRRGKRAGEKEDELAPLVAKLKKAKQVKPGYKKKLRAELERKKKRLDRFKKS, encoded by the coding sequence ATGGCGAAGACGCAGTTTACCCGTTTTCCATTTCAGCCGTTTTTGATCGAGGCGATTCAAGCGCTTCGTTTTTATAAACCGACGGAAATTCAAGAGCGCATCATTCCGGGGGCGCTGCGCGGCGAGAGCATGGTCGGCCAGTCGCAGACCGGGACGGGAAAAACGCACGCCTATTTATTGCCGATCATCGAAAAGATCGACCCGGAGCGCGCTGAGGTGCAGGCGGTCATCACAGCGCCGACGCGTGAGTTGGCGACGCAAATTTACCATGAAACGTTAAAGATCACGAAATTTTGTCCGAAAGACCGGATGATCGTCGCCCGTTGTTTCATCGGCGGGACGGATAAGCAAAAGGCGCTCGAAAAGCTCCACGTGCAGCCCCACATTGTGATCGGCACGCCCGGACGCATTAACGATTTCATCCGCGAGCAGGCGCTTGATGTGCATACGGCGCGCATCCTTGTCGTCGATGAAGCTGATTTGATGCTTGATATGGGCTTTATCACTGATGTCGACCAAATCGCGGCCCGGATGCCGAAAGAGCTGCAAATGCTCGTCTTTTCGGCGACGATTCCGGAAAAGCTGAAGCCATTTTTGAAAAAATATATGGAAAATCCGACATTCGTCCAAGTCGAGCCGAAACAGGCGGCGAATGAAAACATTGAGCATGTGCTCATTCCACTGCGCGGGCGTGAAAAAGTCAAGCTGCTTTACGATGTGCTTGTCAGCTACCATCCGTATTTAGCCATTGTGTTCGTGAATACGAGAAAAAGGGCTGATGAAGTCGCCGATCTGCTTGCTGAACAAGGATTGAAAATCGGCGTGTTGCACGGTGATTTGACGCCGCGCGAGCGAAAAAAGATGATGGCCCAAATTCGCGATTTGGCGTTTCAATACGTGGTCGCCACTGACTTGGCCGCGCGCGGCATTGATATCGAAGGTGTCAGCCATGTCATCAACTACGAGCTGCCTGATGATTTGCAGTTTTACATTCACCGCGCTGGGCGGACGGCGCGCGCCGGCTATAGCGGCATTGCGGCGACCATTTACGAGCCGGCCGACCAAGATGCGATTGCCCGATTGGAAAAAATGGGGGTTTCATTTGTTCATCGCGATCTCGTGCGCGGCGAATGGAAGGAGCTGCCGCCTTGGAATCGGCGGGGCAAGCGGGCCGGTGAGAAGGAAGATGAACTCGCGCCGCTTGTCGCCAAGCTGAAAAAGGCGAAACAAGTCAAGCCGGGCTATAAGAAAAAGCTGCGCGCCGAGCTCGAGAGGAAGAAAAAGCGGCTTGACCGCTTCAAAAAATCGTAG
- a CDS encoding metal ABC transporter ATP-binding protein, giving the protein MENRLVVQVEDVSYRYEKEEVLEHVNLAVPKGAFLGLVGPNGSGKSTLLKCVLGLLKPNRGRISLFGEPIESFREWHRIGFVSQKANSFNRGFPATVEEVAMSGLTAKRGLFRLLTKEDRRAVEAALEAVGLRGLAKRNIGELSGGQQQRVFIARALASKPDLLILDEPTVGVDARHVHEFYELLGDLNRRGLTLVLVTHDIGTITDRVTHIACLNKRLYFHGNVKEFERLGDEEISRFYGHSLHVLSHQH; this is encoded by the coding sequence ATGGAAAACAGGCTTGTCGTGCAAGTCGAGGATGTATCATATCGCTATGAAAAAGAAGAAGTGCTCGAGCACGTCAATTTGGCGGTGCCAAAAGGAGCGTTTTTAGGGCTGGTTGGCCCGAATGGCTCTGGGAAGTCAACGCTCTTAAAATGCGTGCTCGGCTTGTTAAAACCGAACCGCGGCCGCATCTCGCTGTTCGGCGAGCCGATCGAGTCGTTCCGCGAATGGCATCGGATCGGCTTTGTGTCGCAAAAAGCGAACAGCTTTAACCGCGGGTTCCCAGCGACCGTCGAGGAAGTGGCGATGAGCGGATTGACGGCCAAACGCGGCTTATTTCGCCTATTGACGAAAGAAGACCGCCGCGCGGTTGAGGCGGCGTTGGAGGCGGTCGGTTTGCGCGGCTTGGCGAAGCGCAATATCGGCGAGTTGTCCGGCGGCCAGCAGCAGCGGGTGTTTATCGCCCGCGCTTTGGCGAGCAAGCCGGATCTGTTGATTTTAGACGAGCCGACCGTCGGCGTTGACGCCCGCCATGTGCACGAGTTTTATGAGCTGCTCGGTGATTTGAACCGCCGCGGCTTGACGCTTGTGCTCGTGACGCACGACATTGGGACGATCACGGATCGGGTAACCCATATCGCCTGCTTAAACAAGCGCCTCTATTTCCACGGAAACGTGAAAGAGTTCGAACGGCTTGGCGACGAGGAGATTTCACGGTTTTACGGCCATTCGCTTCACGTTCTCTCCCACCAACATTAA
- a CDS encoding tRNA (adenine(22)-N(1))-methyltransferase TrmK — translation MNEFHLSKRLETVASFIPKGAVLADIGSDHAYLPCYACLHGYATKAIAGEVADGPLRSARQQVEKAGLSHLISVRKGDGLAVIAPGEVDCITIAGMGGALIARILGDGEEKLTGVKRLILQPNIGAELVRRWLLDHGWELVAERILKEDGQIYEVLVVERGDARRPYRHLEAELLLGPFLRQENSEVFREKWQRELRHWKRIIADLEEKGESEAAREKKRELEKKVQLVEEALA, via the coding sequence ATGAACGAATTTCATCTATCAAAGCGGCTCGAAACGGTCGCTTCCTTCATCCCGAAAGGGGCGGTGCTCGCTGATATCGGTTCGGATCACGCCTATTTGCCTTGCTATGCCTGTTTGCACGGCTATGCGACCAAAGCCATCGCCGGTGAAGTGGCGGACGGACCGCTTCGTTCAGCACGGCAGCAAGTGGAAAAGGCCGGACTTTCCCACCTCATTTCCGTGCGCAAAGGAGATGGGCTGGCTGTCATCGCTCCGGGGGAAGTGGATTGCATTACGATCGCCGGCATGGGCGGCGCCCTGATTGCCCGGATTTTAGGGGATGGAGAAGAAAAACTGACCGGCGTAAAGCGGCTCATTTTACAGCCGAACATTGGCGCCGAGCTTGTCCGCCGCTGGCTCCTTGACCACGGATGGGAGCTGGTGGCCGAACGCATTTTGAAAGAGGATGGGCAAATTTACGAAGTGCTTGTCGTCGAGCGCGGCGACGCGCGGCGGCCGTATCGCCATTTGGAGGCAGAACTGCTTTTGGGTCCGTTTTTACGTCAAGAAAACAGTGAGGTGTTCCGCGAAAAATGGCAGCGTGAACTCCGGCATTGGAAGCGGATTATCGCTGATTTGGAAGAAAAAGGAGAAAGTGAAGCGGCGCGGGAGAAAAAGCGCGAACTAGAGAAAAAAGTTCAATTGGTAGAGGAGGCGTTGGCATGA
- a CDS encoding DUF2624 domain-containing protein gives MNFYQQLVKQKLKTITPEELVAYSQDYDLPITVNQAKKILQLARTNDINVFDPKERKKWVRELAKITSPEIAKKANELFLKFVQKK, from the coding sequence ATGAACTTTTACCAACAGCTCGTGAAACAAAAGTTAAAAACGATCACCCCGGAAGAACTCGTTGCATACAGCCAAGATTACGACTTGCCGATTACGGTCAACCAGGCGAAAAAAATTCTTCAACTTGCCCGGACGAATGACATTAACGTCTTCGACCCCAAAGAGCGGAAAAAATGGGTGCGCGAGCTGGCTAAAATCACTTCGCCGGAGATTGCCAAAAAGGCGAACGAACTGTTTTTAAAATTTGTACAAAAAAAGTAA
- a CDS encoding metal ABC transporter permease yields MWEAIWQYEFLRNAFLAGILTGFAAPLLGVFIVVRRLSLIADALSHVTLAGIAAGLLLGSAVPAAGWNPLYIGMGFSVAGSLLIEKLRAVYRHYEELAIPIILSAGIGLSVILISIANGFNTDLFSYLFGSVSAVSGADVWAAFAVAVIAAAIIFAFYKELFLLSFDEEYARVSGVRAKFIHFLFIVLVALVIAASMRIVGVLLVSSLMTLPVAASIRIAKSFKQAIAFSIFFGELAVIAGLLAAYELDWAPGGTIVVLAVAILLLVLGWKKWKRGR; encoded by the coding sequence GTGTGGGAAGCCATTTGGCAATATGAATTTTTGCGCAATGCGTTTTTGGCCGGCATTTTGACCGGATTTGCCGCGCCGCTGCTTGGAGTGTTTATCGTTGTTCGGCGCCTGTCGCTCATCGCTGATGCACTGAGCCATGTGACGCTTGCTGGCATCGCTGCTGGGCTGCTGCTCGGTTCAGCGGTGCCGGCCGCCGGATGGAATCCGCTTTACATCGGGATGGGCTTTTCCGTTGCCGGTTCGCTGCTCATTGAGAAGTTGCGCGCGGTTTACCGCCATTATGAGGAACTCGCGATTCCGATTATTTTATCGGCCGGCATTGGCTTAAGTGTTATTTTGATTTCCATCGCTAATGGGTTTAACACCGATTTGTTTTCGTATTTGTTCGGCAGCGTCAGCGCCGTAAGCGGCGCCGACGTTTGGGCGGCGTTCGCCGTCGCTGTAATTGCTGCCGCTATCATTTTCGCATTTTACAAGGAGCTGTTTCTCCTTTCATTTGATGAGGAGTACGCCCGCGTCTCCGGCGTTCGCGCCAAGTTCATTCACTTTTTGTTTATTGTGCTCGTCGCCCTTGTCATCGCGGCATCCATGCGCATCGTCGGCGTGTTGCTCGTTTCTTCGCTGATGACGTTGCCGGTGGCGGCAAGCATTCGCATCGCCAAAAGTTTTAAACAGGCGATCGCATTTTCCATTTTCTTCGGGGAGCTGGCGGTCATCGCCGGGCTTTTGGCAGCGTATGAGCTCGATTGGGCGCCGGGCGGGACGATCGTCGTGCTGGCGGTCGCCATTTTGCTTCTCGTATTAGGATGGAAAAAATGGAAAAGGGGACGGTAA
- a CDS encoding Fur family transcriptional regulator: MNIGEALQLMKEKGFKYTEKRRQMLELFADRDKYLTAKEVLEALRPAYPGLSFDTVYRNLSLFAALGILEMTELSGEKHFRFACDARRHHHHFICVQCGKTKEIDACPMDRLGPELDGYEIADHKFEIYGTCPQCQKHLPV, encoded by the coding sequence ATGAATATCGGCGAAGCGTTGCAGCTGATGAAAGAAAAGGGATTTAAATATACCGAAAAACGGAGACAAATGCTCGAGCTGTTTGCCGACCGCGATAAATATTTGACGGCGAAGGAAGTGCTCGAAGCGCTTCGCCCTGCGTATCCAGGCTTAAGCTTTGACACCGTATACCGCAATTTATCGCTCTTCGCTGCACTCGGCATTTTAGAAATGACCGAGCTGTCCGGGGAGAAGCATTTCCGCTTTGCCTGTGATGCCCGCCGCCATCACCACCATTTTATTTGCGTCCAGTGCGGGAAAACAAAGGAAATTGACGCTTGCCCGATGGACAGGCTCGGCCCAGAGCTCGACGGTTATGAGATTGCTGACCATAAATTTGAAATTTACGGCACATGTCCGCAATGTCAAAAGCATCTCCCGGTATAA
- the cccA gene encoding cytochrome c550, translating into MNRNPLIPFFIIMAFGIVLTFVLSFKGLGDAKEMAEEKKGGEKTEQAAEFNPEQFYQQTCASCHGQNYEGGMGPALKGVSGRLSADQIKDVLQNGRGGMPGGLVPAENLDAMTKWLAGLK; encoded by the coding sequence ATGAACCGCAATCCGCTCATCCCGTTTTTCATCATTATGGCATTCGGGATTGTGCTGACGTTCGTCTTGTCATTTAAAGGGCTAGGCGATGCGAAAGAGATGGCCGAAGAAAAAAAAGGTGGCGAAAAAACGGAACAGGCTGCTGAATTTAATCCGGAGCAGTTTTACCAACAAACGTGCGCCAGCTGTCACGGACAAAATTATGAAGGCGGCATGGGTCCGGCATTAAAAGGAGTCAGCGGACGATTATCGGCGGACCAAATCAAAGATGTCCTGCAAAACGGACGCGGCGGCATGCCGGGAGGGCTTGTACCAGCCGAAAACCTCGACGCGATGACGAAATGGCTGGCCGGCTTAAAATAA
- the vrrA gene encoding VrrA/YqfQ family protein: protein MRYSRPPMMPSPFAGMPPAPFTRMPAGAPRPGGAGGLLARLFSRGQPPAAAPTPWGLPLLQNAAANTATAANTSGGFIGMLNNVQKMLGIAQNVMPMVQQYGPLIRNLPAMIRIFRELKPADEEEGETKPTESAPAKETKQKPVAQTAKKRSVPQAKRETPQEKQPPAAPRPSTPKLYI, encoded by the coding sequence ATGAGATACAGCCGTCCCCCGATGATGCCTTCCCCGTTTGCCGGGATGCCCCCCGCTCCGTTCACCCGCATGCCGGCTGGCGCTCCCCGCCCTGGCGGCGCCGGCGGTCTGCTCGCCCGCTTATTTTCGCGCGGACAGCCGCCGGCCGCCGCTCCAACCCCGTGGGGATTGCCGCTGCTGCAAAACGCCGCAGCCAACACCGCCACGGCAGCGAACACAAGCGGCGGATTCATCGGCATGTTAAATAACGTGCAAAAAATGCTCGGCATCGCGCAAAACGTCATGCCAATGGTGCAGCAATATGGCCCGCTCATTCGCAACCTGCCAGCCATGATCCGCATTTTTCGCGAGCTGAAACCGGCCGATGAAGAAGAGGGGGAAACGAAACCGACAGAAAGCGCACCGGCAAAAGAAACGAAGCAAAAGCCGGTTGCGCAGACGGCCAAAAAACGCTCCGTTCCACAGGCGAAGCGTGAAACACCGCAAGAAAAACAGCCACCGGCCGCGCCGAGGCCATCAACGCCGAAACTGTATATATAG
- a CDS encoding Nif3-like dinuclear metal center hexameric protein, producing the protein MSRIPYGYEVIQLVEQLAPRPLAMDGDPIGLQIGTLNKPVKKVMVALDVLEDVVAEAIDQQVDLIIAHHPPLYRPLKRLSIDDGHGRMIAACVKHDIAVYAAHTNLDVAFGGLNDWLAEALGLNETAVLVPTYMEALKKLVVYVPVSHAEAVRAAVGDAGAGHIGRYSHCTFNSRGIGTFLPEEGAQPFIGEQGRLEEVEEVRIETIVPASLERQVVEAMLAAHPYEEVAYDIYPLDNEGRRFGLGRIGRLPQPVTLRAFAEQVKTAFSVPAVRVVGRLDDLVQTVAVLGGDGNKFVAAAASAGADVYVTGDVYYHTAHDAQALGLHLIDPGHNVEKVMKQGVARYLTAELAKRQWEAEVVASTIHTDPFQFV; encoded by the coding sequence ATGAGCCGCATTCCGTACGGCTATGAGGTCATTCAGCTTGTCGAGCAGCTCGCCCCGAGACCGTTGGCTATGGACGGGGACCCGATCGGCCTGCAAATCGGAACGTTGAACAAGCCGGTCAAAAAAGTGATGGTCGCCCTCGACGTTCTTGAAGACGTCGTCGCCGAAGCCATCGATCAACAAGTCGATTTAATTATCGCTCACCATCCGCCGCTGTACCGTCCGCTAAAGCGGTTGTCGATCGATGACGGGCACGGGCGGATGATTGCGGCGTGCGTCAAGCACGATATTGCCGTCTACGCCGCCCATACGAACTTAGATGTCGCTTTTGGCGGCTTGAATGACTGGCTCGCCGAAGCGCTCGGCTTGAACGAAACGGCCGTGCTTGTGCCGACATACATGGAAGCGCTTAAAAAGCTTGTCGTCTATGTGCCGGTGAGCCACGCTGAGGCGGTGCGGGCGGCCGTAGGGGATGCTGGCGCCGGTCATATCGGCCGTTACAGCCATTGCACATTCAACAGCCGCGGCATCGGAACGTTTTTGCCGGAAGAAGGGGCCCAGCCGTTTATCGGTGAGCAAGGGCGGCTTGAAGAAGTGGAGGAAGTGCGCATCGAAACGATCGTTCCAGCCTCGCTTGAGCGGCAAGTGGTCGAAGCGATGCTCGCGGCCCATCCATACGAGGAAGTGGCGTACGACATCTATCCGCTTGACAATGAAGGGCGACGCTTTGGACTCGGACGCATCGGCCGGCTGCCGCAGCCGGTGACGCTGCGCGCCTTCGCCGAACAAGTGAAAACAGCATTTTCTGTCCCGGCTGTGCGCGTCGTCGGTCGGCTCGATGACCTTGTGCAAACCGTCGCCGTACTGGGCGGAGACGGAAATAAGTTTGTCGCTGCCGCCGCATCGGCCGGAGCCGACGTGTATGTGACTGGGGATGTGTATTATCATACCGCCCATGACGCTCAAGCGCTCGGCCTTCATCTCATCGATCCCGGCCATAACGTCGAAAAAGTGATGAAACAAGGCGTCGCCCGCTATTTAACCGCCGAGCTAGCGAAGCGGCAATGGGAGGCTGAGGTGGTCGCTTCAACCATCCATACCGATCCGTTTCAATTCGTATGA
- a CDS encoding 4-hydroxy-3-methylbut-2-enyl diphosphate reductase, which yields MEVIKITPRGYCYGVVDAMVIARNAALDPTLPRPIYILGMIVHNKHVTDAFAEEGIITLDGENRLEILEKIDRGTVIFTAHGVSPEVKKRALEKGLVTIDATCPDVTKTHRLIEQKLADGYDIIYIGKKGHPEPEGAVGIHPERIHLVETPDDVERLSLTNERLMVTNQTTMSQWDVADIMAKVKEKYPHVEMHKEICLATQLRQEAVAEQAKEADVTIVVGDPRSNNSNRLAQVSEEIAGTKAYRIADVTEIDINWIKNAKKVAVTAGASTPTPITKEVIDFLEQFDPNDPATWERERKVPLQKILPKVKTKKEE from the coding sequence ATGGAAGTGATTAAAATTACCCCGCGAGGGTATTGCTACGGGGTGGTCGATGCGATGGTCATCGCCCGCAACGCAGCGTTAGATCCGACGCTACCGCGACCGATTTACATCCTCGGCATGATCGTCCATAATAAACACGTCACGGACGCGTTTGCCGAAGAAGGCATCATTACGCTCGATGGGGAAAATCGGCTTGAGATTTTGGAAAAAATTGATCGAGGCACAGTGATTTTCACCGCCCACGGCGTGTCGCCGGAAGTGAAAAAACGCGCGCTTGAAAAAGGGCTGGTGACGATCGATGCAACCTGTCCGGACGTGACGAAAACGCACCGTCTCATCGAGCAAAAACTCGCTGATGGCTACGATATTATCTATATCGGCAAAAAAGGGCATCCGGAACCGGAAGGAGCGGTCGGCATCCATCCGGAGCGCATCCATCTCGTCGAAACGCCAGACGATGTGGAGCGGCTTTCACTCACCAACGAACGCCTCATGGTCACAAACCAAACGACGATGAGCCAATGGGATGTGGCCGATATTATGGCGAAAGTAAAAGAAAAATACCCGCATGTCGAAATGCATAAAGAAATTTGCCTCGCGACCCAGCTTCGCCAGGAAGCGGTGGCCGAGCAAGCGAAGGAGGCGGACGTGACGATCGTTGTCGGCGATCCGCGCAGCAACAACTCGAACCGCCTTGCCCAAGTATCGGAAGAAATTGCCGGCACGAAGGCATACCGCATCGCCGATGTAACGGAAATTGATATCAACTGGATTAAAAACGCCAAAAAGGTGGCTGTCACGGCCGGCGCGTCCACTCCGACGCCGATTACGAAAGAAGTGATCGACTTTTTAGAGCAGTTTGATCCGAACGATCCGGCTACGTGGGAGCGGGAGCGGAAAGTGCCGCTGCAAAAAATCTTGCCAAAGGTGAAAACAAAGAAAGAAGAATAA
- a CDS encoding YitT family protein, giving the protein MTPKQHKKEPLKRVLYRVLMIAMGASLAAFAIERLLVPNKMIDGGIIGVSLILDYLIPDEWRLLNFATLVILLNAPFMYFGYKHIGKTFMLSTILGVVILGVTERLFHHFSPLTTEPILATVFGGLALGLGVGLVIRHGGSLDGTEILGLLLTKKIPFSVGEFVMFVNVFIFGWAAFVLGIEPAMYSVMTYYIASKTIDAVIEGLDETRAAFIVTDFYEEVSDAILHRLGRGTTKLLGKGGYTDEQKEIIYAVVTRLEVTKLKSIVNEIDPNAFITIMATHEVLGARFKSAIH; this is encoded by the coding sequence TTGACGCCAAAGCAGCATAAAAAAGAACCGTTGAAGCGCGTGTTGTACCGGGTGCTGATGATCGCTATGGGGGCTTCCTTGGCGGCGTTTGCCATCGAGCGGCTGCTCGTTCCGAATAAAATGATCGATGGCGGCATTATCGGTGTATCCCTTATTTTGGATTATTTAATTCCAGATGAATGGCGGCTGCTCAACTTTGCCACGCTCGTCATCCTCTTAAACGCCCCGTTTATGTATTTTGGCTATAAGCACATCGGCAAAACGTTTATGCTGTCAACGATTTTAGGTGTTGTCATTCTCGGTGTCACCGAACGGCTGTTTCATCATTTTTCCCCGCTGACGACCGAGCCGATTTTGGCGACTGTCTTTGGCGGCTTGGCGCTCGGGCTTGGCGTCGGGCTTGTCATTCGCCATGGCGGGTCGCTTGATGGGACAGAAATTTTAGGCCTCTTACTGACAAAGAAAATTCCGTTTTCCGTCGGCGAGTTCGTCATGTTTGTCAACGTGTTTATTTTCGGCTGGGCGGCGTTTGTGCTTGGGATCGAGCCGGCAATGTATTCGGTGATGACGTACTACATCGCCTCCAAGACGATCGATGCGGTGATTGAAGGGCTCGATGAGACGCGGGCGGCCTTTATTGTCACTGATTTTTATGAAGAAGTTTCTGATGCCATTTTGCACCGCCTCGGCCGCGGGACGACGAAGCTGCTTGGCAAAGGCGGCTATACGGACGAGCAAAAAGAAATCATTTATGCTGTCGTTACGCGTCTGGAAGTGACCAAGCTGAAATCGATCGTTAATGAAATCGACCCGAATGCGTTCATTACCATTATGGCGACGCATGAGGTGCTCGGGGCCCGTTTCAAATCGGCGATTCATTGA